One Methanocaldococcus sp. genomic window carries:
- a CDS encoding MetS family NSS transporter small subunit, with translation MPISAIVMFIFGATVLWGGSIYFLWKSIKQNEEL, from the coding sequence ATGCCAATCTCAGCAATTGTTATGTTTATATTTGGAGCTACAGTATTATGGGGAGGTTCAATCTACTTCCTCTGGAAGAGTATAAAGCAAAATGAAGAATTATAA